The following are encoded together in the Zingiber officinale cultivar Zhangliang chromosome 8A, Zo_v1.1, whole genome shotgun sequence genome:
- the LOC122009371 gene encoding lipase-like, protein MALARRPWLTLLVLAGWLAVSGGREIAIEHENSYPCYNRTIAKILVEYASAVYITDLTSLYTWTCSRCNDLTEGFEMVELIVDVENCLQAFVGIDHVLNSTIIAIRGTSENSIKNWIQDLFWVQLDLNYPGVKDAKVHHGFYRAYHNTILRYGITSAVQRIKELYGDIQIMVTGHSMGGAIASFCALDLSVNYGVEHVQLMTFGQPRVGNPAFAAYFSKQVPDTIRVTHAKDIVPHLPPYYASFSKRTYHHFPREVWLHRAEVDGEEYIEEKICDGSGEDPTCSRSVYGTSLANHLEYYGVDLEADAWGSCKALVDASVSQYYLEYNGSIILWREPTTLHSKIVSPRSVGSSL, encoded by the exons ATGGCATTGGCCCGACGGCCGTGGTTAACGCTGCTGGTTTTGGCCGGATGGCTTGCTGTTTCCGGTGGAAGAG AAATTGCGATCGAGCATGAAAATAGCTATCCTTGCTACAATCGAACTATTGCGAAGATACTTGTGGAATATGCTTCTGCT GTTTACATCACAGATCTTACATCGCTTTATACATGGACGTGCTCGAGGTGTAATGATTTGACAGAG GGGTTTGAGATGGTAGAGCTGATTGTTGATGTCGAAAACTGCTTACAG GCCTTTGTGGGAATTGATCATGTTCTTAATTCTACCATTATTGCTATCAGAGGCACCAGCGAAAACAG TATAAAGAATTGGATTCAGGATTTGTTTTGGGTGCAGCTTGATTTGAATTACCCGGGTGTGAAAGATGCAAAG GTTCACCACGGGTTTTATCGTGCTTACCATAACACCATTCTCCGTTACGGGATTACAAGTGCTGTTCAAAGGATTAAGGAATTATACGGAGATATACAGATTATGGTTACAGGACATTCTATGGGAGGGGCTATTGCTTCATTCTGTGCACTTGATCTTAGT GTAAATTATGGAGTGgaacatgttcagcttatgaccTTCGGGCAACCTCGAGTAGGGAACCCTGCCTTTGCTGCCTACTTCAGCAAGCAAGTGCCTGATACAATTCGCGTGACTCATGCTAAAGATATAGTACCTCATTTGCCACCATATTATGCTTCGTTCTCGAAAAGAACCTACCATCATTTCCCGAGAGAG GTATGGCTCCATCGCGCTGAAGTGGATGGAGAAGAGTACATAGAAGAGAAGATCTGTGATGGCTCTGGAGAAGACCCGACTTGCAGCAG GTCGGTCTATGGGACAAGTCTAGCCAATCACCTCGAGTATTATGGTGTCGACCTCGAAGCCGATGCTTGGGGCTCTTGTAAGGCTCTTGTGGATGCTAGTGTCTCACAATACTATCTAGAGTACAATGGCAGCATAATCTTGTGGAGGGAACCCACCACTCTACATTCAAAAATAGTTTCTCCTCGATCGGTTGGTAGTTCTCTATAG
- the LOC122009372 gene encoding protein HASTY 1-like: MDDCSSTAATVAQAIAAALDWNSPPDSRKAAVAYLESVKSGNVRTLASTSLLLVRSDWTSEIRLHGFKMLQHLVRYRWDEFNITERREFANLTISIISEVVNHQEEWALKSQTAALVAEVVRREGVALWHELLPTLVSLSAKGPIEAELVAMVLRWLPEDITVHNEDLEGDRRRVLLRGLTESLAEILPLLYTLLEKHFGAALREFMAQQLDAAKQHATAVIASLNAVNAYTEWAPVPDLAKYGLIHGCGCILPYNEFRLHACEFFKFLSQRKRPTDNTAVEFDSAMMSVFQILMNISRDFFNKSKSNFSAIDETEIEFMESICECMVTLASSNVQCITGDGAMTSQFLQQMLEYYQHVKFALHYQSLLFWLVIMREPVSKGKSSGHSLGENFVGNLGIASKPSEKEKIIMSVLVNDDICAAILDISFLRMLKKNPSAGNLSTQNDFELWDDEFDSKTDFSQYRSRLLELIKLIAVQKPLLAATRVSERITMIFKNCAHASVSAQELAMLESAQMGLETVAGAIFDGPVEFVNIVAESKLQLHSTFEGLLQHFLSLRWTEPALAVILCRYLDSLGPYFKYYSDTIASVVNRLFELLTSLPIAIKDPSLNNTRHARLQICTSFIRIAKAAGRSLLPHMKGIADTMAYLQGEGRLLRGEHNILGEAFLVMAASSGIQQHQEVLAWLLEPLSKQWTQSEWQNAFLSDPAGLTRLFSDPQFMWSIYHNVTFFEKALKRSGVKKPAMNLQGSSEATDASTHPYAMSSHLSWMLPPLLRLLRCIHSLWSPPISEALPAEIRAAKAMSHAEKASLLGESTKLLKDLSTSGDGRQADTIREEELSENDLRNWLKGIRDSGYNVVGLSTTVGDTFFKCLESHSVALTLTDNVQSMEFRHLRLLIHSVIIPLVKFCPPNLWELWLENILHPLLIHCQQTLASSWSSLLCEGRVKVPDCFGNLSGLELKVEVMEEKLLRDLTREVCSLLSTLASPPLNTGLPSLEQLGPGNRVDSLKDLNAFASNSLVAFLMTRQGLALHSLRIGINALAWTDGDSVNKVIPFCGLIIVLAIITSSVELREIVSKDLFLALIQALSLESNAMISSDLLGLCREIYVYLADRDPAPRQVMLSLPSITSNDLLAFDDALIKTSSPKEQKQLLKGLLLSATGNKLRALAALRTTNIITNVTARARSSASNSGHNTEEDGTIGLAAIT, encoded by the exons ATGGACGACTGCAGCAGCACGGCCGCCACCGTCGCCCAAGCCATCGCCGCCGCACTGGATTGGAACTCTCCCCCCGATTCCCGCAAGGCCGCTGTCGCCTACTTGGAATCC GTCAAGAGTGGGAATGTTCGAACTTTGGCTAGCACATCTCTTCTCCTAGTTCGAAGTGATTGGACCTCTGAGATTCGACTACATGGGTTTAAGATGTTGCAG CATTTGGTTCGATATAGATGGGATGAGTTCAACATTACAGAAAGGAGAGAGTTTGCAAACCTTACAATTAGTATAATCTCAGAGGTGGTGAACCATCAGGAGGAATGGGCATTGAAGAGTCAAACAGCTGCTTTAGTTGCTGAG GTTGTGCGACGAGAAGGAGTAGCACTTTGGCATGAACTTCTACCAACTCTGGTTTCTCTATCAGCCAAAGGTCCCATTGAG GCTGAGTTAGTTGCCATGGTGCTGAGGTGGCTTCCTGAAGACATCACAGTTCATAATGAAGACCTAGAAG GTGACAGGAGAAGAGTATTGTTGCGTGGGCTTACTGAATCATTGGCTGAAATTTTACCACTATTATACACT TTGCTTGAGAAACATTTTGGAGCTGCTTTGAGAGAGTTCATGGCACAACAATTAGATGCTGCAAAACAACACGCAACTGCCGTAATAGCTTCTCTGAATGCTGTAAATGCGTATACTGAATGGGCTCCTGTGCCTGATCTTGCAAAATATGGTTTGATCCATGG GTGTGGATGCATATTGCCTTATAATGAATTTCGCCTCCATGCTTGTGAGTTTTTTAAATTCCTTTCTCAAAG GAAAAGGCCCACTGATAATACAGCTGTGGAGTTTGATTCTGCAATGATGTCTGTCTTCCAAATTTTAATGAACATTTCAAGAGATTTTTTCAATAAATCTAAGTCAAACTTTAGTGCAATTGATGAAACTGAGATTGAGTTTATGGAATCTATATGTGAGTGTATGGTAACTTTAGCTTCTTCCAATGTGCAATGTATTACTGGTGATGGAGCAATGACTTCTCAATTTCTTCAACAG ATGCTGGAGTATTACCAACATGTAAAGTTTGCCCTCCATTATCAATCCTTGCTCTTTTGGCTC GTAATAATGAGAGAACCTGTTTCAAAGGGGAAAAGTTCTGGACATAGTTTGGGTGAAAATTTTGTTGGCAATTTGGGAATTGCCTCCAAACCCTCCGAGAAAGAGAAGATTATCATGTCAGTCCTTGTCAATGATGACATTTGTGCAGCTATCTTGGATATTTCTTTCCTGAGAATGTTGAAGAAAAATCCATCTGCAGGCAATCTATCTACTCAGAATGACTTTGAACTATGGGATGATGAGTTTGATTCAAAAACTGACTTCAGTCAGTATCGCTCTAGGCTG CTGGAGCTTATTAAACTTATTGCTGTTCAAAAGCCATTGCTTGCTGCAACAAGAGTTTCAGAGAGAATTactatgatttttaaaaattgtgCTCATGCTTCTGTGTCAGCTCAG GAATTAGCAATGCTAGAGAGTGCTCAAATGGGACTTGAAACAGTTGCCGGTGCAATTTTTGATGGCCCAGTTGAATTTGTGAATATTGTTGCTGAGTCCAAGTTGCAATTACACAGTACTTTTGAAG GTCTTCTTCAACATTTCCTTTCCTTAAGATGGACTGAACCAGCACTTGCAGTAATTCTCTGTAGATACTTGGATTCGTTGGGACCTTATTTCAAATATTATTCCGACACAATTGCTAGTGTTGTTAATAGGCTTTTTGAGCTGTTAACATCACTTCCTATTGCAATCAAG GATCCTTCTTTAAATAATACTCGACATGCTAGACTGCAAATTTGTACATCATTTATCCGCATCGCCAAAGCTGCTGGGAGAAGTCTTCTTCCTCATATGAAG GGCATTGCTGACACCATGGCCTATCTTCAAGGAGAAGGTCGGTTGCTGCGGGGTGAGCATAATATTTTAGGCGAAGCATTTCTTGTTATGGCAGCTTCTTCTGG gattcaacaacatcaggAAGTATTAGCCTGGTTGCTTGAACCTTTGAGCAAGCAATGGACCCAGTCAGAGTGGCAAAATGCATTTTTATCTGATCCAGCTGGTCTAACCCGATTGTTCTCTGATCCTCAATTTATGTGGTCAATTTACCATAACGTGACCTTTTTTGAGAAGGCACTCAAAAGAAGTGGAGTTAAGAAGCCTGCCATGAATCTACAGGGAAGTTCAGAAGCCACTGATGCATCTACTCATCCATATGCTATGTCTTCTCATTTGTCATGGATGCTGCCTCCTCTCTTGAGG TTGTTACGATGCATACATTCTCTATGGTCTCCACCAATAAGTGAAGCTTTGCCAGCAGAAATTAGAGCAGCAAAGGCTATGAGTCATGCTGAGAAGGCTAGCCTTCTTGGTGAAAGCACTAAATTGCTAAAAGATCTGTCTACTTCAGGAGATGGACGCCAGGCTGACACaataagagaagaagagttaagtGAAAATGACTTAAGAAATTGGCTAAAGGGAATCAGGGACAGTGG CTACAATGTAGTAGGACTTTCGACAACCGTTGGCGACACATTCTTTAAATGCTTGGAGAGTCATTCTGTTGCATTAACTCTAACAGATAATGTACAATCAATGGAGTTTAGACATCTACGACTACTTATCCACTCGGTCATCATTCCTTTGGTGAAATTCTGTCCTCCAAACTTATGGGAGCTTTGGCTAGAAAATATCTTACACCCTTTACTGATCCACTGCCAGCAAACCCTTGCTAGTTCATGGTCCAGTCTTTTATGCGAAGGTAGGGTAAAGGTTCCTGATTGCTTTGGCAATCTTTCTGGTCTGGAGCTGAAGGTGGAAGTGATGGAGGAAAAGTTGCTCCGTGACTTGACTCGAGAAGTGTGTTCACTTCTCTCGACTTTGGCTTCACCACCTCTGAACACTGGGCTTCCTTCTTTAGAGCAGCTTGGACCTGGTAATCGTGTTGATTCACTTAAAGATTTGAATGCCTTTGCCTCAAATTCTTTGGTCGC CTTCCTCATGACTCGCCAAGGTCTCGCTCTTCACTCATTGAGAATAGGCATAAACGCATTGGCATGGACCGATGGGGATTCTGTGAATAAAGTTATCCCTTTCTGTGGGTTGATTATTGTTCTTGCTATTATAACAAGCAGTGTGGAACTTAGAGAGATTGTCTCCAAGGATTTGTTCCTTGCTTTAATTCAAGCTTTATCACTTGAGTCCAATGCCATGATTAGCTCGGACCTCCTTGGATTGTGTCGTGAAATATATGTATATCTGGCAGATAGAGATCCTGCACCACGCCAG GTTATGTTGAGCCTCCCTTCTATCACAAGCAATGATTTGCTTGCTTTTGATGATGCTCTGATCAAAACTAGTAGCCCTAAAGAACAAAAGCAACTCCTTAAGGGCTTGCTTCTATCAGCTACTGGAAATAAATTGAGAGCTCTTGCTGCCCTAAGGACCACAAACATCATAACAAACGTTACAG CTAGAGCAAGGAGTTCAGCTTCAAACTCTGGACACAACACTGAGGAAGATGGCACCATTGGCTTGGCAGCAATAACTTGA